The following are from one region of the Phormidium sp. PBR-2020 genome:
- a CDS encoding elongation factor G: protein MTPTQSSPWRNIAIVGPYLSGKTTLLESILSVTGAISRKGTVENGTTIGDNSPESQNRSMSVEVSAAYTQHGEVQFTFLDCPGSIEFAQETANALIGVGSAVIVCEPDVSRVLTLAPLFKLLDDWKIPHLLFINKVDRATSSFTEVLQALKTVSSRPLIPHQYPIRKGDEVSGFIDLVSEQAFQYHPGAPSDPIPLPEELKAEEQAARQEMLEGLADFDDRLLEELLEDIDPSQGEIIKDMKQELTADLIVPVFMGVATEDYGVRHLLDALAKETPEPSETAKRRGVKASNEVMAQVLKTYYTAQGGKQSLVRVWNGTLTEGMTLNDTRVGGVYRLMGAEQKSVQTAEMGEIVALGRLENVQTGDTLSSQGTLALPRAESLPPVYGLAIAPENRKDEVKVSGALTKLVEEDPALTWEQNRETHEILLWGQGEIHLQVALDRLRRKYNLPMTGRPPKIQYKETVRQAVESVHGRYKHQSGGHGQFGDVYLDIAPLPRGEGFRFRETIVGGAVPKQYIPGVETGVREYLSQGPLGFPVVDVAVTLTNGSYHSVDSSEQAFKQAARVAMQTGMVQSQPTLLEPILSVEIYSPSESTSKVLQVISTHRGQILGYEGYEGWPGWDKISAYFPQAEMQDLIVELRSATMGVASYRWQYDRLEPVPDKLAKRILTQQEG, encoded by the coding sequence ATGACCCCTACCCAATCCTCCCCTTGGCGCAATATCGCAATCGTCGGCCCCTACCTGAGTGGGAAAACCACGCTCCTGGAGAGTATCCTCTCGGTAACGGGGGCGATTTCCCGTAAAGGAACCGTTGAGAACGGAACCACCATCGGTGATAACAGTCCCGAGTCTCAGAACCGCAGCATGAGTGTGGAAGTCTCGGCGGCCTATACCCAGCATGGAGAGGTTCAGTTTACGTTCCTCGACTGTCCCGGTTCCATTGAATTTGCCCAAGAGACGGCCAATGCTTTGATTGGGGTGGGGTCAGCGGTGATTGTCTGTGAGCCAGATGTCAGCCGAGTTTTAACCCTGGCCCCCCTCTTCAAACTCCTCGATGACTGGAAAATTCCCCATTTATTGTTCATCAACAAGGTGGATCGGGCCACATCCAGTTTTACGGAAGTGTTGCAAGCCCTAAAAACAGTGTCCTCCCGGCCCCTGATTCCCCATCAATATCCCATCCGTAAGGGGGATGAGGTGAGCGGATTTATTGATCTCGTCAGTGAACAGGCCTTTCAATACCATCCTGGGGCCCCCTCTGATCCGATTCCTCTCCCGGAGGAGTTGAAAGCTGAGGAACAGGCGGCCCGTCAAGAAATGTTAGAGGGCCTGGCAGACTTTGACGATCGCCTCCTCGAAGAACTCCTAGAGGATATCGATCCCTCCCAAGGGGAGATTATCAAAGATATGAAACAGGAACTGACGGCGGATCTGATTGTGCCGGTGTTCATGGGGGTGGCTACGGAGGATTACGGAGTTCGTCATCTCCTCGATGCTTTAGCTAAGGAAACTCCAGAACCGTCGGAAACGGCGAAGCGACGGGGGGTTAAGGCTTCCAATGAGGTCATGGCCCAGGTTCTCAAAACCTATTACACGGCCCAAGGGGGTAAACAATCCCTGGTTCGGGTTTGGAATGGAACCCTCACGGAAGGGATGACCCTCAATGATACCCGTGTGGGGGGGGTCTATCGTCTGATGGGGGCGGAGCAAAAAAGTGTTCAAACCGCTGAGATGGGCGAAATTGTGGCCCTGGGACGGTTGGAGAATGTTCAAACTGGGGATACTCTCAGTTCTCAGGGAACTCTGGCGTTACCTCGGGCGGAGAGTTTACCGCCAGTCTATGGTTTGGCGATCGCCCCTGAGAATCGTAAGGATGAGGTGAAAGTCAGTGGGGCGTTGACGAAACTCGTCGAAGAAGATCCCGCCCTCACCTGGGAACAAAATCGTGAGACTCATGAAATTCTGCTGTGGGGCCAGGGTGAGATTCATCTTCAGGTAGCCCTGGATCGGCTGCGGCGTAAGTATAACTTGCCTATGACGGGACGGCCGCCTAAGATTCAGTATAAAGAGACGGTACGCCAGGCGGTGGAGTCGGTTCACGGCCGCTATAAACATCAAAGTGGCGGTCATGGCCAGTTTGGCGATGTTTATTTAGATATTGCCCCTCTTCCTCGCGGTGAGGGCTTCCGGTTTCGGGAAACCATTGTCGGGGGGGCGGTTCCGAAGCAATATATTCCTGGGGTAGAAACGGGAGTTCGCGAGTATCTGAGTCAGGGCCCGTTAGGCTTCCCGGTGGTGGATGTGGCGGTAACTCTCACCAATGGGTCCTATCACAGCGTGGATAGTTCGGAACAGGCCTTTAAGCAGGCGGCCCGGGTGGCGATGCAGACGGGGATGGTGCAATCTCAACCCACGCTCCTCGAACCGATTTTGTCGGTAGAAATTTATAGTCCTAGTGAGTCCACCTCCAAGGTGTTACAGGTGATTAGCACCCATCGTGGTCAGATTTTGGGCTATGAGGGCTATGAAGGCTGGCCCGGTTGGGATAAAATCTCGGCTTATTTCCCTCAGGCGGAAATGCAGGATCTGATTGTGGAGTTGCGATCGGCCACCATGGGGGTGGCCAGTTATCGCTGGCAATACGATCGCCTCGAACCGGTCCCCGATAAGCTGGCTAAACGGATTCTGACTCAGCAAGAGGGCTAG
- a CDS encoding IctB family putative bicarbonate transporter, which translates to MTDIWTSLTLSQWSPQRWQSGSYGCRLLFGSLGAWKTGSWLMQWADSLGVLVLSVLFALAPFVSTTLIGVLLALCAAFLLLLVLSDNSDIALTPIHIGVGLYWLVASLATALSRVPEQAMRGWVKLTLFLVVFALAARVLRSAKLRSILITVYLHTALVVSVYGMRQVFFGAAPLATWTDPTSASANVTRVYSYLGNPNLLAGYLIPAIALSLGAVFAWEHWPRKALALVMFGLNSIVLFQTYSRGGWIGMAATLFVFALLMVYGWRDRLPRPWRNWAIPAVLGGTVAVVLIAVTAVPPVRDRVSSLFIGRADSSNNFRINVWTSVIEMIRDHPVLGIGPGNEAFNQVYPLYMRPRYTALSAYSVLLEITVETGLVGLTAFLWLLLVTVQQALIQLQRLRRQANPDAFILIAAVASLAGFMAHGLVDTVWYRPQINTLWWLCLALVASFYPSLPPHSQPSEPSEA; encoded by the coding sequence ATGACCGATATTTGGACATCTCTAACCCTGTCCCAATGGTCACCCCAACGCTGGCAGAGCGGTAGTTACGGCTGCCGTCTTCTGTTTGGCTCCCTGGGGGCCTGGAAAACAGGAAGCTGGTTGATGCAATGGGCCGACAGTCTCGGCGTACTGGTGTTGAGTGTTCTGTTTGCCCTCGCACCGTTTGTTTCAACGACCCTGATTGGGGTTCTTCTGGCTCTATGTGCAGCGTTTTTGCTGTTGTTGGTCCTCTCCGATAATAGTGACATTGCCCTAACCCCGATTCATATTGGGGTGGGACTCTATTGGCTGGTGGCCAGTCTGGCCACGGCTCTGTCACGGGTTCCGGAACAGGCGATGCGCGGCTGGGTTAAACTAACCCTGTTTCTGGTGGTGTTTGCCCTCGCGGCACGAGTCTTGAGGTCTGCCAAGCTGCGCTCAATTTTAATCACCGTTTATCTCCATACGGCTCTGGTGGTGAGTGTTTATGGAATGCGTCAAGTCTTTTTTGGGGCCGCTCCCTTAGCGACCTGGACTGATCCCACCTCCGCCTCAGCGAATGTGACGCGGGTGTATAGCTATCTCGGGAATCCGAACCTCTTGGCAGGCTATCTGATTCCGGCGATCGCCCTGAGTTTAGGAGCGGTCTTTGCCTGGGAACACTGGCCCCGTAAGGCGTTGGCTCTGGTGATGTTCGGGTTGAATAGCATTGTGCTATTTCAAACCTACAGTCGCGGCGGCTGGATTGGCATGGCGGCCACCTTATTTGTCTTTGCCTTATTAATGGTGTATGGCTGGCGCGATCGCCTCCCTCGGCCCTGGCGAAACTGGGCCATTCCCGCCGTCTTGGGTGGGACTGTTGCCGTAGTTCTCATTGCTGTCACCGCCGTTCCCCCAGTTCGCGATCGCGTTTCGAGTCTCTTTATTGGCCGGGCCGACAGTAGCAACAACTTCCGTATCAATGTCTGGACCTCGGTGATTGAGATGATTCGCGACCATCCCGTCTTAGGAATTGGTCCGGGTAACGAGGCGTTTAATCAGGTCTATCCTCTCTATATGCGCCCCCGCTACACCGCCTTAAGTGCCTATTCCGTGCTGTTAGAGATTACCGTGGAAACTGGTTTAGTGGGGCTGACGGCCTTCCTCTGGTTGTTGCTGGTGACTGTTCAACAGGCCCTAATCCAACTACAACGCCTACGTCGTCAGGCCAACCCTGACGCCTTTATTCTGATTGCGGCGGTGGCCAGCTTAGCTGGATTTATGGCCCATGGCCTCGTCGATACGGTGTGGTATCGGCCCCAAATCAACACCCTCTGGTGGCTCTGCTTAGCCCTGGTTGCCAGTTTTTACCCCAGTCTGCCCCCCCATTCCCAACCCTCTGAGCCGTCCGAAGCCTAG
- a CDS encoding RNA-binding protein, whose product MSIRLYVGNLPKDVERDELQDFFQDAGELLSVKVITDRKTGKCRGFGFVTAKNDEQADQIVEAFNGKEFKETALKVEKAMPRKKGKEKSDSAPAAKSSPSGSRSSRSSSSSRSSSSDSAQPDPRWADELSKLKQMLASQTTNS is encoded by the coding sequence ATGTCTATTCGCCTTTATGTCGGTAACTTGCCCAAAGATGTGGAGCGGGACGAACTGCAAGACTTTTTCCAAGACGCGGGTGAACTGCTGTCTGTGAAAGTGATCACCGATCGTAAAACCGGAAAATGCCGGGGCTTTGGCTTCGTCACTGCTAAAAATGACGAACAAGCCGACCAAATTGTGGAAGCCTTTAATGGTAAAGAGTTTAAAGAGACGGCCCTGAAAGTCGAGAAAGCCATGCCTCGCAAGAAAGGTAAGGAGAAATCTGACAGTGCCCCAGCGGCTAAATCTAGCCCTTCAGGCAGCCGCAGCAGCCGTTCAAGTTCATCGAGCCGTAGCTCTAGCTCCGACAGCGCCCAACCTGATCCCCGCTGGGCCGATGAACTCTCGAAACTCAAGCAAATGTTGGCCTCTCAAACCACCAACTCTTAA
- a CDS encoding phosphoglycerate kinase → MSKKTVANLSSAELSGKRVLVRADFNVPLDDTGEITDDTRIRAALPTILDLTGKGAKVILISHFGRPKGQVNESMRLTPVGVRLTELLGKTVTKCDDCVGDGVNAAVDSLADGDVLLLENARFYAGEEANDPEFAKQLGDLADVYVNDAFGTAHRAHASTEGVTKYVDTCVAGYLIEKELKFLQNAIENPQRPLAAIVGGSKVSSKIGVIDTLLEKVDKLFIGGGMIFTFYKARGLSVGKSLVEEDKLELAKSLEIKAKERGVELLLPTDVVLADNFAPDANDQTVAVESIPDGWMGLDIGPDSIKTFQAALEQCKSVIWNGPMGVFEFDKFAKGTEAIAQTLAGLTEKGTITIIGGGDSVAAVEKVGVAEKMSHISTGGGASLELLEGKVLPGIAALDDA, encoded by the coding sequence GTGTCTAAGAAAACTGTCGCCAATTTGTCCTCAGCCGAGTTATCCGGTAAGCGTGTCCTCGTCCGTGCGGATTTCAACGTCCCCCTCGATGATACGGGTGAAATCACCGATGATACCCGGATTCGCGCGGCCCTCCCCACGATTCTCGACTTGACGGGTAAAGGCGCGAAAGTCATCCTCATCAGTCACTTCGGCCGCCCCAAAGGCCAGGTGAATGAGTCGATGCGTCTAACTCCGGTGGGAGTACGTCTGACGGAACTACTGGGTAAGACCGTCACCAAATGTGATGACTGTGTCGGTGATGGGGTAAACGCCGCCGTGGACAGTCTCGCCGATGGGGATGTGTTACTGCTGGAGAACGCCCGCTTCTATGCTGGGGAAGAAGCCAATGATCCTGAGTTTGCCAAACAACTGGGAGACTTAGCTGATGTCTATGTCAATGATGCCTTCGGAACCGCCCACCGCGCCCACGCTTCTACGGAAGGGGTGACGAAGTATGTGGATACCTGTGTGGCGGGCTATCTGATTGAGAAGGAACTGAAATTCCTGCAAAATGCCATTGAGAATCCCCAACGTCCTTTGGCGGCGATCGTGGGTGGCTCGAAAGTTTCGAGTAAAATTGGCGTAATTGATACCCTGTTGGAGAAGGTAGACAAGCTGTTCATCGGCGGTGGGATGATTTTCACCTTCTATAAAGCCCGAGGCTTGAGTGTTGGCAAGTCTTTGGTGGAAGAAGACAAACTGGAATTGGCCAAGTCCCTAGAAATCAAAGCCAAGGAACGGGGTGTTGAGTTATTACTGCCCACCGATGTGGTTCTCGCGGACAACTTTGCCCCAGATGCCAATGATCAAACTGTTGCCGTTGAGTCAATTCCCGATGGTTGGATGGGGTTAGATATTGGCCCGGATTCTATTAAAACCTTCCAGGCGGCTTTGGAACAGTGCAAATCGGTGATTTGGAATGGTCCGATGGGCGTGTTTGAGTTTGATAAGTTCGCTAAGGGGACTGAGGCGATCGCGCAGACTCTAGCCGGTTTAACGGAGAAAGGAACTATCACGATTATCGGTGGTGGTGACTCGGTGGCGGCTGTGGAAAAAGTGGGTGTGGCTGAGAAAATGAGCCACATTTCTACGGGCGGCGGCGCTAGTTTAGAACTTCTCGAAGGGAAGGTTCTACCGGGTATTGCTGCCCTCGACGACGCTTAA
- a CDS encoding type II toxin-antitoxin system PemK/MazF family toxin: MPNGTLTYKRGEIWGVDLKPVVGHETDKERPCLILQNDIGNKNATTTIVAPLLLGKKTYPFVVNITSTAQNGLDGDRYINLSQMRAVDTERIKNKQGVLEDIYWEEIEKAVRIELGFS, translated from the coding sequence ATGCCTAACGGAACCTTAACCTACAAACGTGGAGAAATATGGGGGGTTGACCTGAAGCCGGTTGTTGGTCATGAAACTGACAAAGAACGCCCTTGCCTGATTTTGCAAAACGATATTGGTAACAAAAATGCGACAACGACAATAGTTGCCCCTTTGTTGCTAGGAAAAAAGACTTATCCATTTGTTGTCAATATTACATCAACGGCGCAGAATGGGCTAGATGGCGATCGATATATTAACCTAAGTCAAATGAGGGCTGTAGATACTGAAAGAATCAAGAATAAACAAGGTGTTTTAGAAGATATTTACTGGGAAGAAATCGAGAAAGCAGTGCGTATTGAGCTTGGTTTTAGCTGA
- the ylqF gene encoding ribosome biogenesis GTPase YlqF: MAAIQWYPGHIARAERQLKEQLNRVDVVLEVRDARIPLATHHPQLEGWLGDKARVLVLNRMDMISPAVQEAWEAWFRDRGEVPYFTDARQGKGVSQVARAAEKAGSGVNERRISRGMRPRPIRAVVIGFPNVGKSALINRLLRRKIVESARRAGVTRQLRWVRLSDRPGKSANLEILDAPGIIPWRLDNQENAVKLAICEDIGEASYDNQRVAAMMVDLMTQLPELAGQQPPSELLRDRYGLNPQDMTGESYLTQLGGDRHQGDIERAACELLNDFRKGTLGKIPLELPI, translated from the coding sequence ATGGCGGCAATTCAATGGTACCCGGGCCATATCGCCCGGGCTGAACGACAACTCAAAGAACAACTCAACCGCGTCGATGTGGTGTTGGAGGTTCGCGATGCCCGCATTCCCCTGGCCACCCATCATCCTCAGTTAGAGGGCTGGTTGGGGGACAAGGCCCGCGTCTTGGTTCTCAATCGTATGGATATGATTTCTCCGGCGGTTCAGGAAGCTTGGGAGGCTTGGTTTCGCGATCGCGGCGAAGTGCCCTATTTCACCGATGCCCGTCAGGGGAAAGGGGTGTCTCAGGTAGCCCGGGCCGCCGAAAAAGCCGGTTCTGGGGTCAACGAACGGCGCATCTCCCGAGGAATGCGCCCTCGCCCCATTCGGGCCGTGGTGATTGGCTTCCCCAATGTGGGCAAATCCGCCCTTATTAACCGCCTCTTGCGGCGTAAGATCGTCGAAAGTGCCAGACGGGCTGGGGTGACTCGCCAGTTGCGCTGGGTGCGTTTGAGCGATCGCCCCGGCAAATCCGCCAACCTGGAAATTCTCGATGCCCCCGGTATCATCCCTTGGCGCTTGGATAATCAGGAGAATGCCGTCAAACTGGCCATTTGTGAGGATATCGGCGAAGCCTCTTATGATAACCAGCGAGTGGCGGCGATGATGGTGGATTTGATGACTCAATTACCGGAGTTAGCCGGCCAACAGCCCCCCTCAGAACTGCTTCGCGATCGCTATGGCCTGAATCCCCAGGACATGACTGGGGAGTCCTATCTAACTCAATTAGGGGGCGATCGCCATCAAGGGGATATCGAACGGGCCGCCTGCGAACTTCTCAACGACTTCCGCAAAGGAACCCTTGGCAAAATTCCCCTAGAATTGCCGATTTGA
- a CDS encoding DUF3352 domain-containing protein has product MRTYRRNRRKSPPWRALAVVGLVIVGGGVVYGLLSRRPVNLSLIVGAELVPEEALMAASISTNSGQWQRLQDYGTPESQALFQEQLEAIETNLLANSDVTYEEDIAPWVGDRITLAILPPPEIEADTPPEALRADRANLLILPIGNAGRLQSRVGELEGGLGLQERNYRGVTVYEPDIDDPLSDEAANRPHTLAVVERRFLLVSQEPSAVIRAIDAYRDNQSVLNVPGYNPAWEALPGTDFASVFINLPRSLAALAEDSTRPLNPQAIETLEHQGLASTISLESDGIRLHSLSWLNPDSETTFDLDNVLPSTLVNRFPDSAAMVMAGWDFHQLWEERLQNAQNNPLLPFNAAWFRSALQQTVGVNLETELLNWMRGEFALGLIPNSGNEDSTFPGSLVVMAETTNIEATETLFRRIDRAVVDRYGFEVNVEVEELGQRRLVTWDTRRQGLEVSHGWLSDSIVFLSIGSPVTEMLLPQPEQSLSRSSRFGNVVPREPDPSNGLFFLGLDQTQVGDEEALPLPLLRLPPEQQGVLEAIEAIGVRTGVQGERSSRYDIFVKIASP; this is encoded by the coding sequence ATGAGAACGTATCGGAGAAATCGTCGCAAATCTCCTCCCTGGAGAGCCTTAGCTGTTGTTGGCTTAGTGATTGTCGGTGGAGGGGTGGTGTATGGCCTCTTGTCACGGCGGCCGGTGAACCTGAGTTTGATTGTTGGGGCGGAGTTGGTACCCGAAGAGGCCCTGATGGCGGCTTCTATTTCCACCAACTCGGGACAATGGCAACGGTTACAGGACTATGGAACCCCGGAAAGCCAGGCGTTATTCCAAGAGCAGTTAGAGGCGATCGAAACCAATTTACTGGCCAACTCGGATGTAACCTACGAAGAGGATATCGCCCCTTGGGTGGGCGATCGCATCACCTTGGCTATCCTCCCCCCGCCAGAGATTGAGGCGGACACTCCCCCGGAAGCCTTGCGAGCCGATCGCGCCAATCTCTTGATTCTCCCGATTGGTAATGCGGGGCGGTTACAGTCCCGAGTCGGGGAACTCGAAGGCGGACTAGGGTTACAGGAGCGCAACTATCGCGGGGTGACTGTTTACGAACCGGATATCGACGATCCCCTCAGTGATGAGGCCGCGAACCGTCCCCATACCCTAGCGGTGGTGGAACGACGCTTTTTGCTCGTCTCCCAGGAACCCAGTGCGGTGATTCGGGCCATTGATGCCTATCGCGATAATCAGTCGGTGCTGAACGTTCCCGGCTATAACCCCGCTTGGGAGGCACTACCGGGAACTGATTTTGCCAGTGTGTTTATTAATCTGCCCCGCAGTCTGGCGGCGTTGGCGGAAGACTCCACCCGTCCCCTCAATCCTCAGGCGATCGAGACTCTGGAACATCAGGGACTAGCCAGCACCATTAGTCTTGAAAGTGATGGGATTCGCCTTCATAGTCTCTCCTGGCTGAATCCCGACAGTGAAACCACCTTTGATCTCGACAATGTTTTGCCCTCAACCCTCGTCAACCGCTTTCCTGATTCGGCGGCGATGGTGATGGCGGGTTGGGATTTCCATCAACTCTGGGAGGAGCGGTTGCAGAATGCTCAAAATAATCCCTTGCTTCCCTTTAATGCCGCTTGGTTCCGCAGTGCCTTGCAACAGACAGTGGGGGTGAATCTGGAAACAGAACTCCTCAATTGGATGAGGGGAGAATTTGCCCTGGGGTTGATTCCCAATTCTGGGAACGAGGACAGCACCTTTCCGGGGAGTTTGGTGGTGATGGCTGAGACGACCAATATCGAAGCCACAGAAACTCTATTCCGCCGCATTGATCGAGCGGTGGTTGATCGCTATGGCTTTGAGGTGAATGTGGAGGTTGAGGAGTTGGGCCAACGTCGCCTGGTAACTTGGGATACGCGCCGTCAGGGACTGGAAGTCAGTCATGGCTGGCTCAGTGATTCGATTGTCTTTTTGAGTATCGGCTCACCGGTGACGGAGATGTTACTCCCCCAGCCGGAACAGTCTCTCTCACGTAGTTCTCGCTTTGGTAATGTGGTTCCCCGAGAACCAGACCCCAGTAATGGCCTATTTTTCCTAGGACTCGATCAGACTCAGGTGGGGGATGAGGAGGCTCTCCCCTTGCCTCTGTTGCGGCTACCTCCTGAACAACAGGGGGTTTTGGAAGCCATTGAGGCGATTGGGGTTCGTACTGGCGTCCAGGGAGAACGCAGCAGTCGCTATGATATTTTCGTGAAAATCGCCAGTCCCTAG
- a CDS encoding universal stress protein: protein MFKSVLFPVDGSRESREAAVVVADIVKTYQAKLTILSVVEPPEEGQEPTPNNSPEAIANLLKSAQEVFAQQGIEAEAVERQGKAAFTICDVADELDMDLIVMGSRGTGLTDEGAAESVTNLTINLSPCPVLVVP, encoded by the coding sequence ATGTTTAAAAGTGTATTATTCCCGGTCGATGGTAGCCGCGAATCCCGTGAGGCGGCCGTTGTTGTCGCCGATATCGTCAAAACCTATCAAGCTAAACTCACCATTCTCTCAGTGGTGGAACCTCCCGAAGAAGGACAAGAACCAACGCCCAACAACTCCCCTGAAGCCATCGCCAATCTCCTCAAAAGCGCCCAGGAGGTGTTTGCCCAGCAAGGTATTGAAGCCGAGGCCGTTGAACGACAAGGGAAGGCCGCCTTCACCATCTGCGATGTAGCCGATGAACTGGATATGGATTTGATTGTCATGGGCAGTCGTGGCACCGGCTTAACCGATGAAGGGGCCGCCGAAAGTGTCACGAATTTAACGATCAATCTCTCTCCCTGTCCAGTCTTGGTAGTTCCCTAA
- a CDS encoding FAD-dependent oxidoreductase, with amino-acid sequence MSVIRDRHSVDVLVVGGGTGGTAAAIQAARQGVNTLLVSEFPWLGGMLTAAGVSAPDGNELLALQTGLWGQFLRELQQRQPGGLDWGWVSFFTFNPAVGAKIFQDWVEALPNLHCIWGQTPQGVRLENNRLREVEFQDFDVTAEIILDGTELGDLLALAGIPHRWGWEWRSQFQEPSAPETPNSQTARYPVQAMTWVGVLQDYGEGAVAPAIPAPPIDVASDFLGAWENYGVEKFLNYGRLPGDRFMLNWPQHGNDYGVNLQRLIESPQARRDCLQEAKWRTQSFARFLQRRLGRRYGFAQGLFPQAESGLALHPYFRESRRLVGVKTVCEPDVLPQFGGKVAPLPLGEQGVEAIAIGNYANDHHYPNWDFPVQPKSLRWGGRWTGTPFALPYSCLIPIEMDGLLACEKNISVSHIANGCTRLQPLVMNLGQAAGLAAALSVQRRCQPRELPVRVLQDALLSDQQAPAAVIPLFNALLENPDWQHWQRYYLNHPDEYPVTGYHPAETTVMRQPPDAEAISGRFEVSGPQEYQLQVGDRLWKLVTLHPSVNRQLQTYPQGQPLSGWGRFNASGQWLRLEGIFS; translated from the coding sequence ATGTCCGTTATACGCGATCGCCATTCTGTGGATGTTTTGGTAGTTGGAGGGGGAACCGGAGGTACAGCGGCGGCAATTCAGGCAGCGCGACAAGGGGTCAATACCCTATTAGTCAGTGAATTTCCCTGGTTGGGGGGAATGCTCACCGCCGCTGGGGTGAGTGCCCCCGATGGTAATGAACTCCTGGCCCTACAGACGGGCCTGTGGGGACAGTTTTTGCGGGAATTACAACAGCGTCAACCGGGGGGACTCGATTGGGGTTGGGTGAGTTTCTTTACCTTCAATCCCGCCGTTGGGGCAAAGATTTTTCAAGATTGGGTTGAGGCCTTACCCAATTTACACTGTATTTGGGGACAAACGCCCCAAGGGGTCAGACTTGAGAACAATCGCCTGCGCGAAGTTGAGTTTCAAGACTTTGATGTAACCGCCGAGATCATTTTAGATGGCACAGAATTAGGAGATCTCCTGGCCCTGGCAGGGATTCCCCATCGCTGGGGCTGGGAATGGCGATCGCAGTTCCAGGAACCCAGCGCCCCGGAAACCCCGAACTCCCAAACCGCTCGCTATCCGGTGCAGGCCATGACCTGGGTGGGGGTGCTACAAGACTACGGCGAGGGAGCCGTGGCCCCGGCAATTCCCGCTCCGCCTATTGATGTGGCCTCAGACTTCCTCGGGGCTTGGGAAAATTACGGGGTGGAGAAATTTCTCAATTACGGTCGCCTTCCGGGCGATCGCTTCATGCTCAATTGGCCCCAGCATGGCAACGATTATGGTGTGAACCTACAACGGCTGATTGAGTCTCCCCAAGCCCGTCGCGATTGTTTACAAGAAGCCAAATGGCGAACTCAGAGCTTTGCCCGCTTCCTCCAACGGCGGTTGGGCCGACGCTATGGCTTCGCCCAGGGACTCTTCCCCCAGGCAGAATCAGGATTAGCCTTACATCCCTACTTTCGCGAAAGTCGCCGTCTGGTGGGGGTCAAAACCGTCTGTGAACCGGATGTGTTACCCCAATTCGGCGGGAAAGTCGCGCCCCTACCCCTGGGTGAGCAAGGAGTTGAGGCGATCGCCATTGGTAACTACGCCAACGATCATCATTATCCCAACTGGGACTTCCCCGTCCAGCCCAAATCCTTACGTTGGGGAGGGCGCTGGACAGGAACGCCCTTTGCCCTGCCCTATAGTTGTCTGATTCCCATTGAGATGGATGGCTTATTAGCCTGTGAAAAAAATATCTCCGTCTCCCATATTGCCAATGGTTGCACCCGCCTCCAGCCTCTGGTGATGAACCTTGGCCAAGCAGCGGGATTGGCGGCCGCCCTCTCAGTCCAGCGGCGTTGTCAGCCTCGGGAGTTGCCCGTTCGCGTGCTGCAAGATGCCCTCCTGAGCGATCAACAGGCCCCCGCCGCCGTGATTCCCCTATTTAATGCCCTTCTGGAGAACCCCGATTGGCAACATTGGCAGCGGTATTATCTCAACCATCCCGACGAGTATCCCGTCACCGGCTATCATCCAGCCGAAACCACCGTCATGCGGCAGCCCCCTGATGCCGAGGCCATTTCAGGACGCTTCGAGGTGAGTGGCCCTCAAGAGTATCAACTTCAGGTGGGCGATCGCCTTTGGAAACTGGTCACCCTCCACCCGAGTGTGAATCGACAACTGCAAACTTACCCCCAGGGCCAACCCCTTTCTGGTTGGGGGCGGTTCAACGCCTCAGGACAATGGTTACGACTTGAGGGAATTTTCTCCTGA